From one Triticum urartu cultivar G1812 chromosome 3, Tu2.1, whole genome shotgun sequence genomic stretch:
- the LOC125542194 gene encoding ethylene-responsive transcription factor ERN3-like, translating into MAPKKTPKGKSGFFGVRQKLSCNFGVEFSDTERRWWIGMYPSAHEAVRAYDVAVWRVERPREYLNFLEIESRAEAEMLVPQGIKMKEIPTKKKTAKKPSVVVSAGETDEQVMVRFAREHSEYVQAELEYYWKREAGQKKKGAKKEDEDGPSTVIPIESSSEED; encoded by the coding sequence ATGGCGCCGAAGAAGACTCCGAAGGGCAAGTCGGGCTTCTTCGGTGTGAGGCAGAAGCTCTCCTGTAACTTCGGAGTGGAGTTCTCCGACACTGAGAGGCGTTGGTGGATCGGCATGTACCCCTCCGCCCACGAGGCCGTGCGTGCCTACGACGTGGCGGTGTGGCGTGTCGAGAGGCCTCGGGAGTACCTCAACTTCCTAGAGATCGAGAGTCGGGCGGAAGCGGAGATGCTTGTGCCACagggcatcaagatgaaggagATCCCGACGAAGAAGAAGACGGCGAAGAAGCCCTCGGTTGTCGTTAGTGCCGGTGAGACCGACGAGCAGGTGATGGTGAGGTTTGCTCGGGAGCATTCGGAGTACGTCCAGGCCGAGCTGGAGTACTACTGGAAGCGTGAGGCGGGGCAGAAGAAGAAGGGGGCGAAGAAGGAGGACGAGGACGGTCCCTCGACGGTGATCCCCATCGAGTCCTCTTCCGAGGAGGACTAG